The Candidatus Methylomirabilis sp. genome contains a region encoding:
- a CDS encoding ABC transporter ATP-binding protein, with protein sequence MVRRPFRCRWATAVDDLNLEVRRGEVFGLLGPNGAGKTTLLKILCTLLLPTEGRAAVNGHDVVEAPQRVRQAVGYCLETDRSFYYRLTGFQNLKFFATLNNIGLREATTRIAEVLEMVELDGAATTPFMTYSKGMQQKLGLARALLTDPPVLLLDEPTKSLDPGAAAEFRRFLRGTLAEGLGKTALLVTHSLEEARECCDRVAIVDQGKIGFQGPWFEVHRFIQAHGFPGHSLLGVG encoded by the coding sequence ATGGTCCGCCGACCCTTTCGCTGCCGCTGGGCGACAGCGGTCGATGACCTGAACCTTGAAGTCAGGCGGGGTGAGGTTTTCGGACTGCTCGGGCCGAACGGGGCCGGTAAAACGACCCTCCTGAAAATCCTCTGCACCTTGCTCCTCCCAACCGAGGGGAGGGCTGCCGTGAACGGGCACGACGTGGTCGAGGCGCCTCAAAGAGTCCGGCAGGCTGTGGGCTATTGCCTGGAGACGGACCGGAGCTTTTACTACCGCCTCACCGGTTTTCAGAATCTTAAGTTTTTTGCGACCCTCAACAATATTGGCTTGCGGGAGGCGACCACCCGGATCGCGGAGGTCCTGGAGATGGTGGAACTGGATGGGGCGGCTACTACCCCGTTTATGACCTACTCGAAGGGGATGCAGCAGAAGCTTGGCCTGGCTCGTGCCCTCCTGACCGATCCCCCAGTCCTCCTTCTGGACGAACCCACCAAGAGCCTGGACCCTGGCGCTGCGGCAGAGTTCCGGCGCTTCCTCAGGGGTACACTGGCGGAGGGGCTCGGGAAGACGGCCCTTTTGGTGACTCACAGCCTCGAAGAAGCCCGCGAATGCTGCGACCGAGTGGCCATCGTGGATCAGGGAAAGATTGGCTTTCAGGGTCCCTGGTTCGAGGTCCATAGGTTCATCCAGGCTCACGGGTTTCCCGGCCACTCTCTGCTTGGTGTCGGGTGA
- a CDS encoding class I SAM-dependent methyltransferase — protein MSLVVDEHRAYLADQARMSAFCKAIGETVKPGDVVLDLGSGTGILGLFACRAGATRVYSIEEGGMVELARAICRANGFHDRVTFIKGLSTRVELPERVDVVVADQIGRFGFEAGLPEYFDDARRRFLKPDGRLLPSCVEMWVAPVECPEMFAQVEFWNDSPAGFDFRPARSWAANTGYPVKLRADHLLSDPVSAALLDLSITIPTPLTLEASVLATRAGNLHGIGGWFSARLSNSVTMSNSPLATHSINRRNVFFPVDRPVGLEKGDRVRIKMQILPSELVITWEVEVWGMADARKARFTHSTFHGMLICKEDLERTQPHFIPKLSPWGDARRSILNLCDSQRTLAEIEQEIYSHYPELFRSLGEAAAFVAEVITRYSL, from the coding sequence ACCGTAAAGCCTGGCGATGTGGTCCTGGACCTGGGCTCGGGAACGGGAATCCTGGGGCTGTTTGCGTGCCGGGCCGGCGCTACACGGGTCTATTCGATCGAGGAAGGCGGAATGGTCGAGTTGGCCAGGGCAATCTGTCGGGCTAACGGTTTTCACGACCGGGTGACGTTCATCAAGGGCCTCTCGACGCGAGTAGAGCTCCCAGAACGGGTCGATGTGGTCGTGGCGGATCAAATCGGGCGGTTCGGCTTTGAGGCTGGTTTACCGGAATATTTTGATGATGCGCGGCGCCGCTTCCTGAAACCCGATGGGCGGCTGCTCCCCTCTTGTGTGGAGATGTGGGTCGCGCCGGTCGAGTGCCCGGAGATGTTTGCCCAGGTGGAGTTCTGGAATGACTCCCCCGCCGGGTTTGATTTTCGGCCGGCCCGGTCGTGGGCCGCAAACACAGGCTATCCGGTGAAGTTGCGTGCGGACCATCTCTTGAGCGATCCGGTTTCAGCCGCCTTGCTGGACCTCTCGATCACCATCCCGACACCATTGACTCTGGAAGCCTCCGTCCTGGCGACAAGAGCTGGTAATCTGCACGGGATCGGGGGGTGGTTTTCGGCACGGCTGTCGAACAGTGTCACCATGTCCAATTCTCCGCTGGCAACGCATTCCATTAATAGGAGGAATGTCTTCTTTCCGGTTGACCGGCCGGTGGGCCTGGAGAAGGGCGACCGTGTTCGGATCAAGATGCAGATTCTGCCGTCCGAACTGGTGATCACATGGGAGGTAGAGGTGTGGGGAATGGCTGACGCCAGGAAGGCCCGGTTCACGCATTCTACGTTCCACGGTATGCTCATTTGCAAGGAGGATCTCGAACGGACTCAGCCTCACTTTATCCCGAAGCTCTCGCCGTGGGGAGACGCTCGTCGTTCTATCTTGAATCTGTGCGATAGTCAGCGAACCCTTGCGGAGATCGAGCAGGAGATCTACAGTCATTATCCCGAACTCTTTCGCTCACTGGGCGAGGCTGCGGCCTTTGTGGCCGAAGTCATCACGAGGTATTCGCTCTGA